A region of the Drosophila subpulchrella strain 33 F10 #4 breed RU33 chromosome 3L, RU_Dsub_v1.1 Primary Assembly, whole genome shotgun sequence genome:
GGGGCAGAGGGTCTGCGGTTGGGATTTTGTGgccaataaataaaattaatacgAACGCACTTGAGCACAACTTGACCAGGGAGCAGGTCTTCGACGGAAGGACTCCGCTTTTTTTCTGAGGTTTTTTCTTCCCATTTTGTCCCTCTGCCCAGCAATTTTTTCACCATTTTCTACtgtgtgttttgtttgttgaCTTGTTGAATGAGCCGGCGACCAAGGGCCAGGAACAGGCCAACTGTTGACTGGCACTTGCAGCCTTATGGCCAAGCCGATATTGTAGGTAAATAGAGATGAGAACCGAGAGCTTAAAGTTGGGCCGAGAAAAGTGCTCGAATGGTTGAGGTAAATTCAAGTAAGTTGAGAGCTAcctgaatttattttttaaagtatttataaaGAGAGTTCGAATTTGTATCAAGTTACCTTAACACTTTAGAGTTCAAAGGGTTtcttaaaatacattttctaagCCAAGATAATCCGTTAGTTTAGGTTTTGTAGTTCAAATTCGTAACTatctcaaaaatattttagttttatttgtGGCTAAGTTCCTCTCAGGTGAATTTAAGTTTAAGTTAAGATACAAAATCTAAAATCACTAATTTTACTATACCATACCTCCTCAGACAGTCATGAATAAAAAGCGCAATCAGTATAAAACTTCCGTATCCAAGTCAATTATGATTACAGACTAAACTTTCACCTCATTCTGGAAAATATACTGCCAATTGCACATCGTAATTCTGGCATCCCGAAATTCTCAAGGCGTTCCCACAATGCATTCATAAAATAGTCGACTCCAGGGTGCAACTTTGCGGCATCCGCAGTGTGGCAATTGGAAGGCTGACACGTTGATGACCCCCCCAATTGAACTGCCATAAGAAATCACTCTGCGAGGCAGAGGACTTTATGTGGGGGGTGTTGGGGAGCGAGAAGTGGGTGGATTCGATTGAGGGGGTTAACTCTGCACCGCCCACTTTCAACACTTGCCACAACAATGGTGCGCAAATATTTACCAGCCAGCCGCAGCAAAAAGGCAAAGGCATCGGATCAGCGGCTTGAGTCTCAGCCTCAATTTGAAAtccaataaaatttaattggaAACTTCATCACGGGTGCGAAAATTCACACTCTAAGCCAAAGCGGCACGACTTGGCTGCCGTTTGCCGTAAATCTATTGGCCAAGGCTTTTCCAGTTCCCAGTTCCTAACCCACCAAAACCCCACAAAAAAACCCCAGCCCCCTTCGATATATCCACACTATCCACACGGTTCGTTTTGCACCTGGCGGCGTTTCTCTTGGGGAAGCATCGCGataaggaaatatttttcatatgGTCGGTCGGTGGGGTGTGCATTTCGTTCCATTCCATTCCGTTATTGGCCATGGCAATATATGGCTTATTTAtgattttccttttgccaTGCCATATCTCTCTGGTCCATTGTCGACATTAATCGCTTTGCTCCGCTGAAAAGTATAACATGAAATTGGGATTGATTTATGTTATAATTACAAAAGCCAGACGCATATTAGGGGGCCGCAGAGGAGAGCAAACAGTGGGGCTGGCTATACAGATATAGATCTACACTctgaaattaaaattgtattattttaaaaatgtaaacgattttttaataaatacaaatattttgagGCTGGAAAAACGATCAGTATAATCGTTTACTTTAAATCACTATTTcaataattgaaaaaaaatgtttgttaatTGAATCactattttaagaaataatatttcatGTCGGTATAATCAAAGATATTTAATAAGCAACCCATGGTTATATGATACTCCGCTAAATGTGAATCcatttttaagttaaaattggaattttccctgaccaatataaaaaatcttttaCGTGTATGTTAATTATGAAAAATTtcgtatattattttttattcctgCATCATAACTATAAAATTTGGAGAGCTCTTGGTCGAATCGATTGAAATCAATCCAACCAGAGAAGAAACCAAAAGGAGTATGGTGTGTGCTGATTGAAAGTCTTCAGTGAAATGTCCGGTTTGCTTTCTTTTTCTGTGTGTTGCTAGTTGATGATGGTTTCGGCCACTAAGTAGCGGGGTCCTCGATAAAGTCCCACCAGTCCTTTTCGTAACCCTCCCTCACGTGGCACAGAAGTACATGCCGTCGCTTTTGGCAGTAGTGCGATAGGTCGAGGACCTTCTGCTTGACTTCGTACAGATTTTTCACCGTAATCTCCCGCTCCAAGCACTCGGAGATCTTCTCGGTGGCCATTTCCATATCCCGCTGATTATCCTCGAATATGATCTTCTGATTGTTGTTCATCAGGTAGAAGGCGAAGACATAGCTGTACATCAGGGTGGTACGACAATGGCATAGAACATCGACGGCATCGCGCAGAAACTGGACCTCAATCCAGCTCATCTCCTCTTGCATGTCATCCATTTTGGCCTGAACATTGGCGTACAGCTTGTTCTCCATCTTCATGCTCTGCATGTGGTTCATATATCGGTTGTAGTAATGGAGATATCGTGCCATTGAAGAGCGATACTTTTGCTGGGCCAGCCGGGCCTGTTTGGCCTCCTCCTCGTCGAAGCGATTGCAGCTGTACCAGGACGAACCATGTGGCTCCCAGGATCCCAGGCACACCCAGCAGAAATCATAGCGGCAGGATGGATTCTTGCAGACCATGTGATTGCAACCACCATCCTTCTCAATGGTCACATTGCATTTGGGACACTGTTTGGTGTTCTGGGCAATCCAATTGGAAGTCTCCGAGTCCTCAAGGCATTTTTTAAGCCACTTTTTGAGAGAGCTACAGCTGGCCGGTTCATGCCAATTCTCGCCACAGGCAAAGCAAAACTGATGGCCACATTTGCAGTGCACCGCACGTGGTTCGGCACAAATGGCCTTGATGGCATGGGTGCAATTGGGGGCGGGACACCATCTCATCAGTATGTTGCACTCCACAAAGGTATTGGTTATCAGCTGCTGATAACGCTCCACAACCTCGGGATCATCGGCCAGTTTCAGAAATGATACATAGTCCACCAGGATATCGCAGTTGGTGGCTGGACACTTGATGGTATTGGCCAAGCCCTCGCTGCACGTCTTGTTGGCCAAGTATTGTTTCCAACAGGCGGCGCAAAAACTGTGACCACAACCCAGGCCCTTGAGCTCCTCACAAGGACAAAAGCAAATACCGCAGAACTTTTGCGAGGAGGAGGATGTGGACACTATGCTTTCCGAATCCAGATCACTCTTCTGCTCGAAAGGATTCACCACATGGGCGCGCTGGAAAAAATCCTTAGGACTACTTTCGAAATAGTTCTCAAACAGCCGCTCCTTGTCCCACTTGAAGTGATTGAGTATGATGCGGGTTACCTGCGGCGAAAGATCCAGGACATTGTTCACCTCATCGATGATGTTGCGCTGGTGCTGAACGATCTGGTCCACAGAGAGGACCTTGTAGATAAAGTCATCCTCGGGATTCCGAGTGGGACTTTCCGGCAATAGAATTTCCGTACAGGTATCCTCGCTGTCGCTGTCAAAATTACCGCAACTCATGTGACTGTGTAGAGAGCGATGCGAGTCACCGTGATCCTCATCCGAGTATTCCGAGTCGGAGTTCATATTACCAGCATGTGGATTGTATTGTATCTGAATGTATCTCACCACAGCCCTACAACATTTGGAGCTGATAGGATGGGGACTCTTGACaacacagcaacaacaaacacaGCAACAACGTTTCTCAGACCACGTGTTGATTGAAGGAATATTGATTGTGTATTTAGTGTGATGAAATGTTGTTTTTTCTTCGTTTCCTACTGAAGACTGAACCTACTCGGTTGACACCTGTCAAGATTTCGATTTTTGGTAACCTTTACTTCTGATTTGGCTTAGATTTCCTTTTTAGTAAGGGCAAACAAAAAGTGGTCGTTTCCCTTAAAGCGTTTTGCAGCTTACAgaaccaaaataaaaatttgtttttcatataagttcagttttggggtcccatttTAGAAATACAGAAAAATCATGAAAGGGGGCTATAATTTTGAACCTTTTTCAAAAGAAcaatttgaatgcagattgTTAAAGAATTAAATTACAAACTCATAGAaatatcccacgtctaaatcggtttctgataactcaagttatggaatctagaatcTAGTTTAATTTTGGGGGTCCCACTCTGGAAGTCATGGAAATACAGAAAATCAGACATAAAAATGtgctaaaattttgaccctcctTTCAAAGAACAATTTGAATGCATATTATTTCAGAGTTCAATTAAAagctcatagaggtatcccatgTCTAAATCGGGATATAAtgactcaagttatggaatcaaGAAGTTAATTTTTTGGGGTCCGACTCTGGAAGTCATGGAAATACAGAAAAATCAGAATGCAAATgggctaaaattttgaccatctttcaaaaaaataatttaaatggagattatttaagaattaaattacaaactcatagaggtatcccacgtctaaatcgggatccaatgactcaagttatggaatctggaagttcatttttggggtcccattctggaagTCATTGAATATTCGGAAAAACTAGtcattttaatgtagaatattatACAATTCAACCGCACAGTcaaagaggtatcccacgtctctAAATAATGAAACACAACTATTTTGTGCGAAATATCAATACACTCTAAGCATACGTTTTCGTTATTCGGCGTTAGCCTGAATTCTACGTTTATGCATTTTTCAGAATCAGGCGTTTTTAGTTCTGAGTTGAGAGACCATCCAAATGCATTTGGCCTGCGCTTTCAACGCGTTCTCACATGCACACTAAAAGCTTTTCGgggtatatattttttcataacCCCTTCGTGGCATAAAACAGAACAAAGCAATGTCTCAAGTGGCAAGGGTAAGGCAcgtaaataaaaaagaggaaTAAAATCCAggaaaaaaacacacacatgcGATATGTGAAATGAAAGTGAACGAGCGAACAAGGATAATGGCGGCCAGAAAGGGACGGAGGACGGACGAGGGAGAGGGTAATGAGTGTGCataatgcagatgcagatgcaggaTCCCCGTCCAGGATCCCAGGAGCAACCCAATCCAGCCCATCTCCAGCACTCATTGAACAAACGGGCTCAATCTGCCATGCCGAGATGCACTTGGGTATAAGTACACTCGGAAAAAAGCTAATAAGTTCCAGTTTAATTAGGGaaagttaattaaaaatttaatagatCTATAggtcttttaaaaatctttttagCATCGGATTGAAATTGGGAaggtaaaattaaataactgATACTATTTTAAATTATCAAACTTAATACTGGAAACTTTGGTAATAAATAATTcgataaatattattttagttCAAAACAAATAGTTAAGATAATGAATATTACAAACCAACTACTAACAAAGTTATACCCAAAAACAAATATCTTAAAATTCAAGAAGATAGCATAGGAAAAAgtaagttattaaaaaaacatttcttcttaaaaagtgtatataaatttataagttatttaa
Encoded here:
- the LOC119553656 gene encoding E3 ubiquitin-protein ligase ariadne-1 yields the protein MNSDSEYSDEDHGDSHRSLHSHMSCGNFDSDSEDTCTEILLPESPTRNPEDDFIYKVLSVDQIVQHQRNIIDEVNNVLDLSPQVTRIILNHFKWDKERLFENYFESSPKDFFQRAHVVNPFEQKSDLDSESIVSTSSSSQKFCGICFCPCEELKGLGCGHSFCAACWKQYLANKTCSEGLANTIKCPATNCDILVDYVSFLKLADDPEVVERYQQLITNTFVECNILMRWCPAPNCTHAIKAICAEPRAVHCKCGHQFCFACGENWHEPASCSSLKKWLKKCLEDSETSNWIAQNTKQCPKCNVTIEKDGGCNHMVCKNPSCRYDFCWVCLGSWEPHGSSWYSCNRFDEEEAKQARLAQQKYRSSMARYLHYYNRYMNHMQSMKMENKLYANVQAKMDDMQEEMSWIEVQFLRDAVDVLCHCRTTLMYSYVFAFYLMNNNQKIIFEDNQRDMEMATEKISECLEREITVKNLYEVKQKVLDLSHYCQKRRHVLLCHVREGYEKDWWDFIEDPAT